A region from the Palaemon carinicauda isolate YSFRI2023 chromosome 16, ASM3689809v2, whole genome shotgun sequence genome encodes:
- the LOC137655407 gene encoding zinc finger BED domain-containing protein 5-like, which translates to MAKRSYKDAFLDFGFTNIVDHGIIKPQCVICCEVLSNESLKSNKLKRHLTSKHPQHALQEGAFFERKEAALKQQRFETPDNPAVVALKQATLASYKVAWRISNKKAPHTIGEDLVKPAAIDIVKTVGGEDVARKLEIIPLSNDTVRRRIVDMSLDIKHQVVDRIKAKGAFSLQLDESTDVSDNAQLLVYVKYEGPVDLEEEYLFCRALPTTTTGEDIFQMVDQFLKEEELSWTNYFSLCSDGAPAMLGARKGFTAFVKKVNPMVNVVYCLLHRENLVGRHLSPGLNEVMDEAVQIVNYIKTSALNTRLFEQLCADFDAEHRHLLFHSNIRWLSRGKLLRRLVDLRDELEIFLIEKKCGLVNKLANKMWLLQVGYLNDIFVALNNLNISMQGRNQTIAGIAENLSSFKCKLKLWLSNVKRGKFAAFPSVAEFLEMWEETSQNDAKIFIVPHLTELMAEFDRRIPEEHIRTQSWVRDPFNINVEDLPESVPGLPEQLIEVQNEHLLKDLFKEVSLSDFWIQVKKEKSIVGVEAVKVLLPFVTTYLCEQGFSALTHMKNKSRNKLNPEHDMRCSLTTMIPRFDKLVNEKQHHGSH; encoded by the coding sequence ATGGCGAAACGATCATACAAGGATGCCTTCCTAGACTTCGGATTCACAAACATCGTTGATCATGGAATCATCAAGCCTCAGTGTGTTATCTGCTGCGAAGTTCTGTCAAATGAGTCGCTGAAATCTAATAAGTTGAAAAGACATCTGACTTCAAAGCACCCTCAACATGCTCTCCAAGAGGGAGCTTTTTTTGAAAGAAAAGAAGCTGCTCTGAAACAACAAAGGTTCGAGACACCTGACAATCCAGCAGTAGTGGCTTTGAAGCAAGCCACATTAGCATCATATAAGGTTGCATGGAGAATTTCAAACAAGAAAGCACCCCACACTATTGGAGAAGATCTCGTCAAGCCTGCAGCCATTGACATAGTAAAAACGGTGGGTGGAGAAGACGTAGCAAGAAAACTGGAAATTATCCCGTTGTCAAATGACACTGTGCGCAGGAGAATAGTGGACATGTCACTTGATATCAAACACCAAGTAGTAGATCGCATCAAGGCCAAGGGAGCCTTTAGCTTGCAGCTAGATGAGTCAACAGACGTAAGTGATAACGCCCAACTGTTAGTTTATGTTAAGTATGAGGGGCCAGTGGATCTGGAAGAGGAGTATCTCTTTTGTCGTGCATTGCCAACAACCACTACAGGAGAAGATATTTTTCAAATGGTTGACCAGttcttgaaagaggaagaactttcATGGACAAACTACTTCAGCCTTTGTTCTGACGGAGCACCAGCGATGCTTGGGGCACGAAAAGGCTTCACAGCATTTGTAAAAAAAGTTAATCCCATGGTTAACGTTGTGTATTGCCTGCTACATCGTGAAAATCTGGTTGGTCGACACCTGTCACCTGGACTGAACGAAGTGATGGACGAAGCAGTTCAAATTGTCAACTACATCAAAACTAGTGCACTGAATACTCGGTTGTTCGAGCAGTTATGTGCCGATTTCGACGCAGAACACaggcatctcctcttccactcaaaCATCagatggctttcaagaggaaaattacTACGACGACTAGTGGATCTTCGGGATGAGTTGGAAATATTCCTGATTGAAAAGAAATGCGGCTTAGTGAACAAATTGGCGAACAAGATGTGGCTCCTACAAGTGGGGTATCTCAATGACATTTTTGTTGCACTCAACAATCTGAATATCAGCATGCAAGGCCGCAACCAGACAATTGCTGGAATTGCAGAAAATCTGTCTTCTTTCAAATGCAAGCTAAAACTGTGGTTAAGCAACGTGAAGCGAGGGAAATTTGCAGCTTTTCCTAGTGTGGCAGAATTTCTAGAGATGTGGGAGGAGACATCTCAGAATGATGCCAAAATTTTTATTGTACCACACTTGACTGAGTTGATGGCAGAGTTTGACAGACGAATTCCAGAAGAACACATTCGAACCCAGTCGTGGGTGAGAGATCCTTTCAACATAAATGTTGAAGACCTGCCAGAAAGTGTTCCAGGACTCCCAGAGCAACTTATTGAGGTTCAAAATGAACATTTGTTGAAGGacctcttcaaggaagtatctctttCTGATTTCTGGATTCAGGTAAAGAAAGAGAAGTCTATAGTAGGAGTTGAGGCGGTGAAAGTGTTGCTCCCATTTGTAACAACATACCTTTGCGAGCAAGGTTTCTCGGCTCTGACTCATATGAAAAATAAGTCGAGGAACAAGCTTAACCCCGAGCATGATATGAGATGCAGCCTTACGACAATGATTCCACGATTTgacaaactggtaaacgagaagcagcaccatggatcccattaa